The proteins below are encoded in one region of uncultured Eubacteriales bacterium:
- a CDS encoding ABC transporter ATP-binding protein (fragment), translating to MPAFEITDLVKKFGKFSALDGVNMSAEPGEVHAFLGPNGAGKTTTIRCLLAILKPTSGHVKLFGQDAWKNAVELHRHLAFVPGDVNLWPNLTGGEVIDLFLSMRRAGNYDQVRLDRLKEQFELDASKKCRTYSKGNRQKVALVAALASDAELFVLDEPTSGLDPLMEKVFQDAVIDLKKNGKTVLLSSHIMSEVEKLADTVSIIREGRITESGSMAQIAEKAKGKTIEDFFLAEYEGRK from the coding sequence ATGCCAGCCTTCGAAATCACAGACCTTGTAAAGAAGTTCGGGAAGTTTAGTGCGTTGGACGGCGTAAATATGTCCGCCGAGCCCGGCGAGGTGCACGCTTTTCTCGGCCCCAACGGCGCGGGAAAAACAACCACTATCCGATGTCTCCTTGCGATCCTGAAGCCCACCTCCGGCCATGTGAAACTCTTCGGACAGGACGCTTGGAAAAATGCGGTCGAGCTCCACAGGCACCTTGCTTTTGTGCCGGGTGACGTGAACCTCTGGCCAAACCTGACGGGTGGCGAGGTCATCGATCTGTTCCTGTCCATGCGCCGCGCGGGAAACTACGATCAAGTCAGGCTGGACCGCCTGAAAGAGCAATTTGAACTCGACGCCAGCAAGAAATGCCGTACCTACTCTAAGGGTAACCGCCAAAAGGTTGCCCTGGTGGCCGCTCTGGCCTCCGACGCGGAGCTCTTCGTCCTCGACGAGCCGACGAGCGGTCTGGATCCGCTTATGGAAAAGGTGTTTCAGGACGCCGTGATCGATCTCAAGAAGAACGGAAAGACGGTGCTGCTCTCAAGCCACATTATGAGCGAGGTAGAGAAACTGGCGGACACGGTCAGCATCATCCGCGAGGGCAGGATCACCGAGAGCGGCTCGATGGCTCAGATTGCCGAAAAGGCAAAGGGGAAAACCATTGAGGACTTCTTCCTCGCGGAGTATGAGGGGAGGAAGTGA
- a CDS encoding conserved membrane hypothetical protein (Evidence 4 : Homologs of previously reported genes of unknown function): MSSLHGFGRYLRFIARRERTTSLLWIVCVAGSALLFAGMYPSLFPDKESMLIMATTMNTPAMVALMGPVYGLDKVSTAIIMAQECLIWFALAVAIMNIFFVNRHTRMDEELGRHEMLRALPIGQLTGAAAVLFGALALNGCISLIIALGLLALNIGGTTAAGAFAYALSIGTQGFLFAVLTLLAAQIFSTSRGTTGSAFTLLGLFYVMRMSGDMSDNAFSVISPMGLGLRVSAFYEDNFTPILVLLVEAAIVGAAALAVCANRDLGEGVLPARKGREHASHFLRSEFGLAWRLSRGTMFGWGIGMFVMGATYGSVLGQIDAFVNGNEMFQKILSATGNYDIVNNYIALILMIGALLAAVPVMLLANKLRSEERHGRLEQIFSKSVRREKLFLSYLALALAESFVSLVMTALGLFAAAQSTDTVELGALMADALAYLPALWVLLGLCALLIGALPRLTGLAWAVYAYSFVMMYFGRLFDLPEWAHKLSPFGNIPQVPVQEFSAAPLAVLTALAFVLTAVGITCFRQRDIG, from the coding sequence GTGTCATCTCTACATGGCTTTGGAAGATACCTCCGTTTCATAGCCCGGCGCGAGAGAACGACGAGCTTGCTCTGGATCGTCTGCGTCGCAGGGTCGGCGCTCCTATTCGCCGGGATGTACCCCAGTCTGTTTCCCGATAAGGAGTCCATGCTTATTATGGCCACGACGATGAATACCCCCGCCATGGTCGCGCTGATGGGGCCAGTGTATGGACTTGATAAGGTAAGCACCGCGATCATCATGGCACAAGAGTGCCTGATCTGGTTTGCGCTTGCGGTGGCCATCATGAATATTTTCTTTGTGAACCGCCATACCCGAATGGATGAGGAACTCGGCAGACATGAGATGCTCCGCGCCCTGCCCATAGGGCAGCTAACCGGGGCGGCGGCGGTTCTCTTTGGCGCGCTGGCCCTGAACGGGTGCATCTCCCTCATCATCGCCCTTGGACTGTTAGCGCTGAATATTGGTGGGACCACTGCCGCGGGGGCCTTTGCCTACGCCTTATCCATCGGCACTCAGGGTTTCCTCTTTGCCGTGCTCACTTTGCTGGCAGCTCAAATATTTTCAACCTCACGGGGAACGACCGGCAGCGCGTTCACACTCCTCGGCCTCTTTTATGTAATGAGAATGTCGGGCGACATGTCAGATAACGCGTTTAGTGTAATCTCCCCTATGGGGCTTGGACTTCGCGTCAGCGCGTTTTATGAGGATAATTTCACGCCCATTCTGGTTCTGCTTGTCGAGGCAGCTATCGTCGGCGCGGCCGCCCTGGCTGTCTGTGCCAACCGTGACCTGGGTGAGGGGGTGCTGCCGGCCCGCAAAGGCAGAGAGCACGCCTCCCATTTTCTTCGGAGCGAGTTTGGGCTCGCCTGGAGACTTTCACGCGGCACGATGTTCGGCTGGGGCATCGGGATGTTTGTCATGGGTGCGACCTATGGCTCGGTGCTGGGGCAGATCGACGCCTTTGTCAACGGCAACGAGATGTTTCAAAAAATTCTCAGCGCCACCGGAAACTATGACATCGTCAATAACTATATAGCACTGATCCTCATGATCGGGGCGCTGCTGGCGGCGGTTCCGGTGATGCTCCTGGCAAACAAGCTTCGCTCGGAGGAGCGGCACGGGCGGCTGGAGCAGATCTTCTCGAAATCCGTACGGCGCGAGAAATTGTTTCTCTCATACCTGGCCCTCGCTCTCGCTGAGAGCTTTGTCTCACTGGTGATGACGGCGCTCGGACTCTTTGCCGCGGCGCAGAGTACCGACACCGTGGAGCTCGGAGCACTGATGGCGGACGCCCTTGCGTATCTGCCAGCGCTGTGGGTGTTGCTGGGACTGTGCGCCCTGCTGATCGGCGCTCTTCCCAGGCTGACCGGACTGGCCTGGGCGGTGTATGCCTACTCTTTCGTTATGATGTACTTCGGGCGGCTCTTCGACCTGCCCGAGTGGGCACATAAGCTCTCGCCGTTCGGGAACATTCCCCAGGTCCCGGTACAGGAGTTCTCGGCGGCTCCCCTTGCGGTACTAACGGCCCTCGCATTCGTATTGACGGCGGTCGGCATCACCTGTTTCCGGCAGCGTGATATCGGATAA
- a CDS encoding conserved hypothetical protein (Evidence 4 : Homologs of previously reported genes of unknown function): protein MVKNQAYRMALLFDFYGDMLTERQKEFYDLYYNEDLSLAEIAENYDITRQGVRDVIVRAEGILTELEDKTGIIRRFQKMQEQLELIDNAADKILNHNDDNLTSQWVSDIKNAVASMKQE from the coding sequence TTGGTGAAGAATCAGGCTTATCGCATGGCCCTGCTGTTCGACTTTTACGGGGATATGCTCACCGAGCGGCAGAAGGAGTTTTACGACCTCTATTATAATGAGGATCTCTCCCTCGCCGAGATTGCTGAAAATTACGACATCACCCGCCAGGGCGTCCGGGACGTGATCGTCCGGGCCGAGGGCATTCTCACCGAGTTGGAGGACAAGACCGGCATCATCCGCCGCTTTCAGAAAATGCAGGAGCAGCTGGAGCTCATTGATAACGCGGCTGACAAGATCCTCAATCACAACGACGATAATCTTACCAGCCAGTGGGTCAGCGATATCAAAAACGCCGTGGCCTCAATGAAACAGGAGTAA
- the ffh gene encoding Signal Recognition Particle (SRP) component with 4.5S RNA (ffs) (Evidence 2a : Function of homologous gene experimentally demonstrated in an other organism; PubMedId : 1279430, 1331806, 2171778, 6357787, 8898086; Product type f : factor) yields the protein MPFEGLTEKLSNAFKKLRGKGRLSEADVKEAMREIRMALLEADVNFKVVKDFVAKVTERAVGTDVLESLTSAQMIIKIVNEELTALMGGQSAKLNISSKPPTVIMLVGLNGAGKTTNGAKLAGLMKKQNGKRPLLVACDTFRPAAIQQLETVGGQLGVPVFQQGLGDPVSIAKAGIEHAKAHGNDLVFIDTAGRLHVDDELMAELVRMKEAINPTEILLIVDAMIGQDAVNAAKVFDEALDLTGVMLTKLDGDARGGAALSIKAVTGKPIKFIGVGEKLDQIEVFHPDRMASRILGMGDVLSLIEKAQQNFDMQKAAELEQKMRKNRLTLTDYYEQLVQIKGMGSMSDIMGMLPGVNAKALEGATVDEKALSRTEAIILSMTPKERDDPSLLNSSRKKRIAAGSGTQVVDVNRLLKQFEMMQQLTRQMAGGGMVKKMGKMGKMGRMGGRKGGFPF from the coding sequence ATGCCTTTTGAAGGATTAACCGAAAAACTCTCCAACGCCTTTAAGAAACTGCGCGGCAAGGGCCGCCTTTCCGAAGCCGATGTGAAGGAGGCCATGCGCGAGATCCGCATGGCTCTTTTGGAGGCCGACGTAAACTTTAAGGTGGTTAAGGACTTCGTGGCCAAGGTCACGGAGCGGGCCGTGGGAACCGATGTGCTGGAGAGTCTGACCAGCGCGCAGATGATCATTAAAATCGTCAACGAGGAGCTTACCGCTCTCATGGGCGGACAGAGCGCCAAGCTGAACATCTCCTCCAAGCCCCCCACCGTCATTATGCTGGTGGGCCTCAACGGCGCAGGCAAGACCACCAACGGCGCTAAGCTGGCGGGGCTGATGAAGAAACAGAACGGCAAGCGGCCCCTCCTGGTGGCCTGCGACACCTTTCGCCCCGCTGCCATCCAACAGCTGGAGACCGTAGGCGGACAATTGGGTGTCCCTGTGTTCCAGCAGGGGCTGGGGGACCCGGTGTCCATCGCCAAGGCGGGTATCGAGCACGCCAAGGCCCATGGGAACGATCTGGTCTTTATCGACACCGCCGGACGCCTCCACGTGGACGACGAGCTGATGGCTGAGCTCGTTCGCATGAAAGAGGCCATTAACCCTACCGAAATCCTTCTCATTGTGGACGCCATGATCGGCCAGGACGCAGTGAACGCCGCCAAGGTCTTTGACGAGGCACTGGATCTCACCGGTGTGATGCTCACCAAGCTGGACGGCGACGCCCGGGGCGGCGCGGCCCTCTCTATCAAGGCTGTGACCGGCAAGCCCATCAAGTTCATCGGTGTGGGTGAAAAGTTGGACCAGATTGAGGTCTTCCACCCCGACCGCATGGCCTCCCGCATTTTGGGCATGGGCGACGTACTCTCCCTCATTGAGAAGGCCCAGCAGAACTTTGACATGCAGAAGGCGGCCGAGCTCGAGCAGAAGATGCGCAAGAACCGCCTTACCCTCACAGACTATTACGAGCAGCTTGTTCAAATCAAGGGCATGGGCTCCATGTCTGACATCATGGGTATGCTGCCCGGCGTGAACGCCAAGGCGCTGGAGGGCGCCACCGTGGATGAAAAGGCTTTGTCCCGCACCGAGGCCATTATCCTCTCTATGACCCCCAAGGAGCGGGACGACCCCAGTCTCCTTAACAGCAGCCGCAAGAAACGTATCGCGGCAGGCAGCGGCACTCAGGTGGTGGACGTGAACCGCCTGCTCAAGCAGTTTGAAATGATGCAGCAGCTCACCCGGCAGATGGCGGGGGGCGGAATGGTGAAGAAGATGGGTAAGATGGGGAAAATGGGCCGCATGGGCGGCAGAAAGGGCGGCTTTCCCTTTTAA
- the rpsP gene encoding 30S ribosomal subunit protein S16 (Evidence 2a : Function of homologous gene experimentally demonstrated in an other organism; PubMedId : 10094780, 12244297, 12809609, 336510, 6357787, 8730873, 9298646; Product type s : structure): MVKIRLRRMGAKKAPFYRIVVADSRYPRDGRFIEEIGTYNPLVTPVEVKVDSERAQAWIKTGAQPTETVKALLKKAGAI; encoded by the coding sequence ATGGTTAAAATCAGACTGCGCCGCATGGGCGCCAAGAAGGCTCCCTTCTACCGTATTGTGGTGGCCGACTCCCGCTATCCCCGTGACGGCCGTTTCATCGAGGAGATCGGTACCTACAATCCCCTGGTCACTCCCGTCGAGGTCAAGGTCGACAGCGAACGCGCCCAGGCTTGGATCAAGACCGGCGCTCAGCCCACCGAGACAGTGAAGGCCCTGCTGAAAAAAGCCGGTGCCATCTAA
- a CDS encoding conserved hypothetical protein (Evidence 4 : Homologs of previously reported genes of unknown function): protein MKELLSYIAKSLVDHPDAVTVTEHVGVDETVLELRVAPDDMGKVIGRQGRIAKEIRTLLRSVAQKNGTRVTVEIMD, encoded by the coding sequence ATGAAAGAACTGCTCAGTTATATCGCCAAGAGCCTGGTGGACCATCCCGACGCGGTGACGGTCACCGAGCACGTGGGCGTGGACGAGACTGTCCTGGAGCTTCGGGTGGCTCCCGACGATATGGGCAAGGTGATTGGCCGTCAGGGCCGTATTGCCAAGGAGATTCGCACGCTGTTGCGCTCCGTCGCCCAGAAGAACGGGACGAGAGTCACCGTGGAAATCATGGACTAA
- the rimM gene encoding Ribosome maturation factor RimM: protein MEALMKKFLEAGEIVNTHGVQGEVKINSWCDSPEFLCQFKILYIDGMPVKVLSARPHKNSVLARLEGLDDVNAAMRLKGKRVEIDRTGIELPEGRHFLADLIGLEVRDAESGAVLGKIAEVLTPPAHEVYVVKGGTRAYMIPAVDAFLKETNVEGGYIRVQLIEGMESDV, encoded by the coding sequence ATGGAGGCGCTTATGAAAAAATTTCTTGAGGCCGGAGAAATCGTCAACACCCACGGGGTGCAGGGAGAGGTAAAGATCAACTCCTGGTGCGATTCACCGGAATTTCTCTGCCAATTTAAAATACTTTATATCGACGGCATGCCGGTAAAGGTGCTGTCCGCCCGGCCCCACAAGAACAGCGTCCTCGCAAGACTCGAGGGCCTAGATGACGTGAATGCCGCCATGCGCCTGAAGGGCAAACGGGTGGAGATCGACCGCACTGGCATCGAGCTTCCCGAAGGCCGGCATTTCCTCGCAGACCTCATCGGCCTGGAGGTGCGGGACGCGGAGAGCGGTGCGGTGCTGGGCAAAATCGCCGAGGTCCTCACGCCCCCGGCCCATGAGGTCTACGTGGTGAAGGGCGGTACCCGCGCGTATATGATCCCCGCGGTAGACGCCTTTTTAAAAGAGACCAACGTAGAGGGCGGCTATATCCGGGTGCAGCTCATCGAGGGGATGGAGAGCGATGTATAG
- the trmD gene encoding tRNA (guanine-1-)-methyltransferase (Evidence 2a : Function of homologous gene experimentally demonstrated in an other organism; PubMedId : 6298574, 6337136, 6357787; Product type e : enzyme): MYRIDIMTLFDLTMGDVLSESILGRAQERDILRIEAHQIRNYTLNRQKQVDDYPYGGGHGAVMQADPLYQCWKHIVDKYGPGHTVFMSPAGKTFCQEKAKELAREYDHLILVCGHYEGVDERFLEECVDEELSLGDFVLTGGEIAAMAVSDAVCRLVPGVLSDPECFEDESHWNGLLEYPQYSRPEEWHGRRVPPILLSGNHKNIALWRRKMSILRTRERRPDMYELLDLSSKEDRKLLKELDEESGDPVS; the protein is encoded by the coding sequence ATGTATAGAATCGATATCATGACTCTCTTCGATCTCACCATGGGGGACGTGCTCAGCGAGTCTATCCTGGGCAGGGCCCAGGAACGGGACATCCTGCGTATCGAGGCCCACCAGATTCGAAACTACACCCTTAACAGGCAAAAGCAGGTGGACGACTACCCTTACGGCGGCGGGCACGGGGCCGTCATGCAGGCCGACCCCCTTTACCAGTGCTGGAAACACATCGTGGACAAGTATGGGCCGGGACACACCGTCTTCATGTCCCCGGCGGGCAAGACCTTCTGCCAGGAGAAGGCCAAGGAGCTGGCCCGGGAGTACGACCACCTCATTTTAGTCTGCGGGCACTACGAGGGCGTCGATGAGCGTTTTCTAGAGGAGTGTGTGGACGAAGAGCTCTCTTTGGGGGACTTTGTGCTCACCGGCGGAGAGATCGCGGCTATGGCGGTGTCCGATGCGGTGTGCCGCCTGGTGCCCGGCGTATTGTCCGACCCAGAGTGTTTTGAGGACGAGAGTCACTGGAACGGTCTGCTGGAGTACCCCCAGTACTCTCGGCCTGAGGAGTGGCACGGGCGGCGGGTCCCCCCTATTCTCCTCTCAGGCAACCACAAGAACATCGCACTTTGGCGGAGGAAGATGAGCATTCTCCGCACCCGCGAGCGGCGGCCCGATATGTACGAGCTGCTGGATCTCTCCTCCAAGGAGGATCGGAAGCTTTTAAAAGAATTAGACGAAGAGAGCGGGGACCCCGTTTCCTAG
- a CDS encoding EDD domain protein, DegV family — protein sequence MSFKIIVDSCCDLTPAMLSDACFRSVPLTIRVDDEVIVDDQTFDQANLLWRMKASEKAPATACPSPAQYLEAMDCGVDEVYVVTLSALLSGSHNCAAQARMMFLEEHPEGKIHIFNSCSASAGEVLVAMKIKELAGRGVPFEEVVREVSRYISAMSTLFVLEDLDNLRKNGRLSKLQAIVTGTLRIKLLMGSTPEGEITKRGQALSIKQALTKMVSIMAADERHKGRTLCIAHCNCLDRAFFLKELALKTCSFQDVIIVETGGISTVYANDGGVVAAY from the coding sequence ATGAGTTTTAAAATAATTGTAGATAGCTGCTGCGATCTGACCCCCGCCATGCTGAGCGATGCCTGCTTTCGGAGCGTACCTCTCACCATCCGGGTTGACGACGAGGTGATCGTGGACGACCAGACCTTCGACCAGGCAAACCTGCTCTGGAGAATGAAAGCCAGCGAAAAGGCTCCGGCCACCGCCTGCCCCTCCCCCGCGCAGTACCTGGAGGCCATGGACTGCGGCGTGGACGAGGTCTATGTGGTGACCCTCTCCGCCCTCCTCTCCGGTTCCCACAACTGCGCGGCCCAGGCCCGCATGATGTTTCTGGAGGAGCACCCCGAGGGCAAGATCCATATCTTCAACTCCTGCTCCGCCTCGGCAGGTGAGGTGCTCGTAGCCATGAAGATTAAGGAACTGGCTGGGCGAGGGGTGCCGTTCGAAGAGGTGGTGCGCGAGGTTTCCCGCTACATCAGCGCCATGAGCACCCTCTTCGTGCTGGAGGACCTGGATAATCTGCGTAAAAACGGGCGGCTCTCCAAGCTCCAGGCTATCGTCACCGGGACGCTGAGGATCAAGCTCCTCATGGGCTCCACCCCCGAAGGTGAGATTACCAAGCGTGGTCAGGCCCTGAGCATCAAGCAGGCCCTCACCAAGATGGTCTCCATCATGGCCGCGGATGAGCGGCACAAGGGCCGCACTCTCTGCATCGCCCACTGCAACTGCCTGGATCGGGCCTTTTTCCTTAAGGAACTGGCGCTGAAGACCTGCTCGTTCCAGGATGTCATCATCGTGGAGACCGGCGGCATCAGCACGGTCTATGCCAACGATGGTGGCGTGGTCGCAGCCTATTGA
- a CDS encoding putative alginate O-acetyltransferase (Evidence 3 : Function proposed based on presence of conserved amino acid motif, structural feature or limited homology): MSFTGVSFLFAFLPALLAVYYLLPSRLRAARNFILLGASLFFYAWAGPGFLLLLLASSALNYLAGLLVSGGSQGRKKAVLILAVLCNLALLGWFKYAGFFAGILNSAGLSVPMPQVVLPLGISFFTFQAISYVADVYRGAIPAQKNPLWVALYLSFFPRLVAGPIARYPDFRADLDGRQESVDDFVGGAVRFLFGMAKKLLLANSLAQVADAAYATKLGELSTAMAWLGAVSYTLQIYLDFSAYSDMAIGLGRMFGFHFPENFIYPYMARSITEFWRRWHITLSSWFRDYVYIPLGGSRRALPRQILNLLVVWCLTGFWHGAAWNFVAWGLYYAMVLIGERYLWGKAVENLPSPLRRVYTLFIVILGWVLFRASGAEQIIGILGTLFGLRGMGPGSSQALYFLLEYRWELILGVLTALPIKNWLSAWLEQKQTAWSGQVLIWAPRLLALSFGAFALARMVSSGFNPFIYANF, translated from the coding sequence ATGTCGTTTACCGGCGTGTCGTTTTTATTTGCCTTCCTCCCCGCCCTGCTGGCGGTCTACTACCTCCTCCCCTCCCGGCTGCGGGCGGCGCGGAATTTCATACTACTGGGGGCCAGCCTCTTTTTCTATGCCTGGGCGGGTCCCGGTTTCCTTCTGCTCCTGCTGGCGTCCTCAGCCCTCAACTATTTGGCGGGCCTACTGGTATCCGGAGGCAGCCAGGGCCGGAAAAAGGCGGTGCTGATACTAGCCGTGCTCTGCAATCTGGCCCTTTTGGGGTGGTTTAAGTATGCGGGGTTCTTCGCAGGTATTCTTAACAGCGCGGGGCTTTCCGTACCCATGCCTCAGGTCGTCCTGCCGCTGGGCATCTCCTTTTTCACCTTTCAGGCCATCTCCTACGTGGCCGACGTGTACCGGGGCGCCATTCCCGCCCAGAAGAACCCACTATGGGTGGCCCTCTACCTCTCGTTCTTCCCCCGGCTGGTGGCCGGTCCCATCGCCCGCTACCCCGACTTCCGGGCCGACCTGGACGGACGGCAGGAGAGCGTGGACGACTTCGTGGGCGGTGCGGTGCGCTTTCTCTTTGGTATGGCAAAAAAGCTCCTCCTTGCCAATTCTCTGGCCCAGGTCGCCGACGCGGCCTATGCCACTAAGCTTGGCGAGCTGTCCACCGCTATGGCCTGGCTAGGCGCGGTATCCTATACCCTCCAGATCTATCTGGACTTCTCCGCATACTCGGACATGGCGATCGGCCTGGGCAGGATGTTCGGTTTCCATTTTCCCGAAAACTTTATCTACCCCTATATGGCAAGGTCCATCACCGAGTTTTGGCGGCGGTGGCATATTACCTTATCCTCCTGGTTCCGGGACTACGTCTATATCCCCTTGGGCGGCAGCCGTAGGGCGCTGCCGAGGCAGATTCTCAACCTTCTGGTCGTATGGTGCCTCACCGGGTTTTGGCATGGGGCCGCCTGGAACTTTGTGGCCTGGGGGCTCTACTACGCGATGGTTTTAATAGGAGAACGCTACCTCTGGGGCAAGGCGGTTGAGAACCTCCCCTCCCCCCTGCGCCGGGTCTATACGCTCTTCATCGTTATTCTGGGCTGGGTGCTCTTCCGGGCCAGCGGAGCGGAACAGATCATCGGAATTTTGGGCACCCTCTTCGGCCTGCGCGGCATGGGGCCGGGGAGCAGCCAGGCCCTTTACTTCCTGCTGGAGTACCGTTGGGAGCTTATATTGGGCGTGCTCACCGCACTACCCATAAAAAATTGGCTCTCCGCCTGGCTGGAGCAAAAGCAGACGGCATGGAGCGGGCAGGTCCTCATCTGGGCTCCCCGGCTGCTGGCGCTGAGCTTCGGCGCCTTTGCCCTGGCCAGGATGGTGAGCTCCGGGTTTAACCCATTCATCTATGCGAATTTTTAA
- a CDS encoding conserved exported hypothetical protein (Evidence 4 : Homologs of previously reported genes of unknown function) has translation MRIFKRGGTTMKSKHHLANSVFLLLFLGAMAAFPIWTALGPRETFSSYENRALAVRPPMTVENVLDGSFFSSMDDFLSDHLAWRNQLLTLSTWVDYALTGKISVNDQVIAGDVLVPYQGFSKWDLGYIEDQSQDMGDRLARLNGQITGYGGYFLYLGIPEQFSYFRDRYPSYMDNRAWVLEPIQAQFTSALKERGVPFLDAGLVYDVLEHPDEFYSKIDHHYTYSGMLASYGALMERINTDTGLGLSILTKDDLELTSLPNPYLGSRSRRLCGLWKSDEAVVIGTLKDPIPFTRTDNGETVAANLYTLPESNTEPVGFTVYMGGDISETVIETNRPDLPNALIFGDSFTDPLETVFWTSFNETRSLDLRGYTAKSLEEYIEEFKPDVVICVRDDTMYTSTAGNGNLPK, from the coding sequence ATGCGAATTTTTAAACGAGGAGGAACGACGATGAAATCAAAGCACCATCTTGCCAACAGCGTCTTTCTCCTGCTTTTCCTAGGCGCGATGGCGGCCTTCCCTATTTGGACTGCTTTGGGCCCCAGGGAGACTTTCTCCTCCTATGAAAACCGCGCGTTAGCCGTAAGACCGCCCATGACGGTGGAAAATGTACTGGATGGCTCGTTCTTCTCGAGCATGGACGACTTCCTCTCCGACCACCTGGCCTGGCGCAATCAGCTTCTGACGCTGAGCACCTGGGTGGACTACGCACTCACCGGGAAGATCTCAGTAAACGACCAGGTCATCGCAGGGGATGTGCTGGTGCCCTACCAGGGCTTCAGCAAGTGGGACCTTGGATATATCGAGGACCAGTCACAGGACATGGGGGACCGGCTGGCCCGGCTCAACGGGCAGATCACGGGCTACGGGGGCTACTTCCTCTACCTGGGCATCCCCGAGCAGTTCTCCTACTTCCGGGACCGCTACCCCTCCTATATGGACAATCGCGCCTGGGTGCTGGAGCCGATCCAAGCCCAGTTCACCTCCGCTCTGAAGGAGCGTGGCGTCCCGTTCCTGGATGCGGGGCTGGTCTATGACGTCCTGGAACATCCAGACGAGTTTTACTCCAAGATAGACCATCACTATACCTATTCCGGTATGCTGGCGTCCTACGGGGCCCTGATGGAACGAATCAACACGGACACGGGCCTGGGGCTCTCCATCCTCACCAAGGACGACCTGGAGTTGACCTCCCTGCCTAACCCCTATCTGGGCTCCCGCTCCCGGCGGCTGTGCGGACTTTGGAAAAGCGATGAGGCGGTGGTGATCGGAACTCTGAAAGACCCTATCCCTTTTACCCGAACCGATAACGGCGAGACCGTCGCCGCTAACCTCTATACCCTGCCCGAGAGTAATACCGAGCCTGTGGGCTTTACCGTCTATATGGGCGGCGACATCTCCGAGACCGTCATCGAGACCAACCGGCCGGACTTACCCAACGCCCTCATTTTCGGGGACTCCTTCACCGACCCGCTGGAGACCGTCTTCTGGACCAGTTTCAACGAGACCCGCTCTCTGGACCTGCGCGGCTACACCGCCAAGAGCCTGGAGGAGTATATCGAGGAGTTCAAGCCCGACGTGGTCATCTGCGTTCGGGACGACACCATGTACACCAGCACTGCCGGCAACGGAAATCTGCCAAAATAG
- a CDS encoding Toxin-antitoxin system, toxin component, GNAT family: MEFTIRPPRPEDAEELWELRRMPGVFENTMGLPSNRVTQTQEFIAGLDVDDHQFVAVTEDGHVVGLAGLMLFSNPRKRHMASLGIYVHTDYQNQGAGTALVKALLELADNWLMLVRVELDVYTDNAKAIHLYEKLGFEREGVLRKAAIRNGRYADLLMMSRLRHTGE; encoded by the coding sequence ATGGAATTTACCATCCGCCCGCCCCGGCCTGAGGACGCCGAGGAGCTGTGGGAGCTGCGGCGTATGCCCGGTGTGTTTGAGAACACCATGGGCCTGCCCTCCAACCGTGTGACCCAGACCCAGGAGTTTATCGCCGGGTTGGACGTGGACGACCACCAGTTTGTCGCTGTAACGGAGGACGGGCACGTGGTTGGACTCGCAGGGCTCATGCTCTTCTCAAACCCCAGGAAACGCCATATGGCAAGCCTTGGCATCTATGTCCATACCGACTACCAGAACCAGGGTGCCGGCACAGCCCTGGTCAAGGCCCTGCTGGAACTGGCCGACAACTGGCTAATGCTGGTGCGGGTAGAGCTGGACGTATACACCGACAACGCCAAGGCCATCCACCTATACGAAAAGCTGGGTTTTGAGAGGGAGGGCGTGCTCCGCAAGGCCGCTATCCGAAACGGCAGATATGCCGACCTTCTGATGATGTCCCGCCTGCGCCACACCGGGGAATAG